TCGGAGCACCCGCCTGCTTAGTCGGGCAGGTTTAAATCTCGATTATCGAGTAATTAGAGATCTACTTCAAATAAGCACCCAACATCCAAACTACTTTTTCCTGTTTGGTAATATAGTCACTGATCAATGTGGCTGTACCTTCATCATTGGTTTTTGAAGCGAGCTCCATGATTTCCCTTTCCTGCGCTATGATTGTCTGCAAAGCTTCAAGTGTGGCATTCACGGTAGATTTTCCATCTGAAAGGTCTTTTTGCTCTTCAATTTTAGTCACTTTCAAATAAGAACTGAAAGTGTGCAATGGCGTAACGCCAAGTGTCAATATTCGCTCAGCAATTTCATCAATTGAGGTTTGGGCATCTGTATATAGCTCTTCAAATTTTGCATGCAATTCAAAAAACTGATCGCCTTTTATATTCCAGTGAAAGCCTCTTAAATTCTGATAATACAATTGATAATTAGCCAAAAGCAAATTCAGCTCATTGGCAAGTTTTTCAGCATTTCCTTTGTCCAGTCCTATTAAATTTTTCATAGTTTATCGTTTTTATTTTGTTCAAATTTACAAAAAACATCTTATAGTATTTATCTATATTTTTTATATTATCATAGTTTAAAGCTATACTTTCTGGATAATTCCTACCAAAGTATCATTTTCAGTTTTGTATCTTGCTTTTATTAGAAATGCCGGTTTTTCCTGGTCCTTGAGTTTTATTGAAAGACTAAAGTCTTTTTTCTTTTCAATTGCTTCTTCTATTGATGTTCCCAATTTTTCAGATGAAGCTTTATCAAGCAAATTTTGAAGATTTTTCAATGCATAGTTGCGTTGTACCTTCAGGCCAAGCAATTCCTTCAAATAAGACGTCATCCACAATTCTTTACTTTGCAGGTCCAATTTCCAATAACCCAGTTCAGCTATTTCCTGGGTTTCGTGAAATTGCATGGAGTTTTCATCCAATTCACGGACTCTTTGTTTGAGTTGAGCACGTTCAAACGCATAGCGTATAGATGAAGTAAGTACTTTTCCGTCAAACTGACCTTTTACAAGAAAATCCTGCGCACCAAGCTTGACCGTTTGTACTCCTAATTCATTATCTGACAGTCCTGTCAGAACAATCACCACTGATTCACCTCCATTTTCCAGAATCTGCTGCACGGTTTCCACGCCTTTGCTGTCGGGCAAATTCAAATCGAGCAGGACTACATCAATTTTATTTTTGGATAAAATGTCAAGTGCTGTATTTAGGTATTCGGCATGAATAAACTCTGCTGTTTTAAAAATAGATTCTTCCAGGTAAAACTTCACCAAAAACGCATCACCGGGATTGTCTTCTACCAGCAATATTTTTAAATTTTTCTCCATACTATCCTAAATTTTTTGACTTGGGCAAACTGGCAATATCAAACCAAAAATTTTCAATCATATTAATTGCTCTACAAAATTCATCATAATCTACCGGCTTTGTAAGATAACAATTGGCTCTTTCGCGATAGACCGACAAAATATCATTTTGAGCCTCTGATGAAGTTAACATAATAACAGGAAGATGAACCATGTCTGAATTATTTTTAATATCCTTTAACAACTCCAAGCCATTTTTCTTAGGTAAATTCAAGTCGAGAATAATTATATCCGGCAAATACGCTTCTTTATCTGCTGTAGATTTATCTTTTAGATATAATAATGCTTCTTCTCCATCATAGCAAACTTCGATTGATACATCAAAAGCACTGTCTTTGAATACTTCCTGTGTGAGCCGTATATCTCCGGGGTTGTCTTCTACCAGCAGTATTTTTATTTGCTTCTTGTTTACTTTTTGTACCATAAACTATTTTTTAAGGTTGAAATAAAAAGCAGAACCCTTTCCGGCTTTAGATTTCACCCATATTTTTCCTCCGTGCCTTTCTACAATCTTCTTGCAAATAGCAAGCCCTATGCCTGTCCCCGAATAATTTGCTCTATTATTTAAACGCTGGAAAATTACAAAAATACGTTCTGAAAATCTATCATCTATACCAATTCCATTGTCTTTTACCCAAATATTGTAGCGGTCTTTGTATTCTTTATAACCAATTTCTACAACAGGTGGACTGTCTCCACGAAACTTTATGGCATTTTCAATTAAATTTTGAAAGAGACTGTGCAATTGTGATTTATCTCCTTTTACTTTTGGCATTTTGCCATATTCAATTGTGGCATTGGCATTTTTAATAGAGTTTTGCAGCATCGTTTCCTGTACTTGCAATAGCTCATGTAGATCAATCATTTCAAAATCCCTGCCTGCTCTATCAACTCTTGAGTATTCTAAAAGATCATTTACTAAATCTTGCATACGAGCAGCTCCATCTGTTGCAAAATCCATAAACTCGTGAATTTCCCCGTTTATTGAATTTCCCAATCTCCTTTTGATTAAATGCACATAGCTGCTTACCATACGCAGGGGTTCTTGCAAATCATGCGAGGCAGCATATGCAAATTGTTCCAGGTCTTCATTGGAGCGTCTTAGTTCATCGGTTTGTGTTTCGAGTTCTTTTTGAATTTCTTTCAGATTGGTAATGTCAATGGCTACGACCATTCCCATATATATATGGCCATTCTGATTCCTTACAGGAAGAAAATGCATTAAAAAATAAGTTTGCCCTATTTTTTTCTCCAGGGTAGATTCTTTTCCTATCAATGCATTTTTACAATAAGGTTCAAAAATATCGGCAAGTTCTTTGGCCAGTACTTTTCTAAGGGTTTTTCCTTCAATTTTTTCTCTGCTCAGGCCTGCACTTGCTAGTCCATCACCTTCTGAAAGTTTGAAACGTAGATTTTTATCATACAAAAACACTGAAGAGTTCGGGATGTTCTTGGCCAGTGTTCTGTATATTTCTTCTTGCTCAATTAACGATTCTTCTACTTTTTTGCGCTCCAGCGCATTAGCAAATACCTGTCCTAGTATTTTCAAAAGTGATAAAACATCTTCACTCCAATACAATTGTGATTTTTCAGATGTAAAACCGAGTGCTCCATAAAACTTATCCTCATAAGAAATTGGAACTACCAGTAATGAGGTAATATTTAGCAGGCTCATAATTGCCCGTAGATCTGAAGCCATAGGCGGAAGTTCTGAAACTTTGTTTATAGCCAGAACATTTTGACCTCTGAGTTGCTTAAATTCCCAAACATGATTTTTAGATGGGATATTTTTCAAGTACTGACTGCTAATATTTTCATGTTTTACAGACCAGTGATGGCTTAAATTAAATGATTTACCTTCTTGATTTTTGAGTATAACAAATGCCTGGTCTACATTCAGAAATTCACCAACATGTTGTAAGGATTTCTTGATTTCTGCATTGGTTCGGGTTGAATCAATATTTATAAATTTAGAAGAGAGATGCGTAATAATCTTTTCCAGCTCCATCCTTTTACTGAGCTTTTGCTCTGCATTTCTCCTTTCCATTGCATTGGAAAAAACCTGGGTTAAAATCCTGAACAACGCAATGGTATCGGGATTCCATTGTTTTGCTTTTCTTGTATTTTCCAAAGAAAAATAGGCTACAGGTTTACCTTTCGAGAACATGGGCAATATCAACAATGATTTGATATTTGCCTGTTGTAAGAGTTCGTAATTTTTCGGCTTCTTTTTATATATGGCTTCTGCATCCTTCAGTAAAAAATATCCATATTCAGTGACAGGTTTTAGTATCCAGTTCATATCCGTGGGTTTCAGTTTTTCAAACTCCTGTTTTACCTTTTCCCATTCTTCTGGATTGCTATGCGTCCAGTATTTTGAGATCTTAATTTCATCATTTTCTACTGTAGTAATAATGGTGCGATCTACCTTAATGAATTTGCCGACAATGGCCAGCGATTCTTCTAGAACCCTATCTATTTCAGTCCAATGTAAATTAATGAATTGTGCAGAGAGAGTCGCAATCATTTCTTTTAGGTCTAACTGAAATTTCAATTCTTCCTCTGTTAATTTCCTGTCTGTGATTTCTGTAGACACACTTAAAACCTGAATCTCACTGCCATCAGGGGATTTTATTGGTGTTTTAATAGTTTGGAACCATCTGATATTGTCGGAAGTACCAACCTTTAATTCAGGCAATACCTGAATCAAACCCGTATTCAATGTTTGCAAGTCATAATTAAAAAGTTGCACATAAGCCTCTTTTTTTGACCAGCTTTCTTTTTCGGGATTCTTATTTATAATTTTTTTAACAGTCCCCGGGAAAAGTTTACTACATGCTTTGTTGATCATCTGAATCACTCCTTCAGAATCTCTGACATAAATGGCATTGGGGTTTGCGTCAATAATATCTCTGAGGTATTGTTGCTGTTGACTGATGGCCTCTTCGGCCAATTTCACTTTAGTAATATCCTGACCTACAGATTGATACTCAATAAATTTTCCGTTTTCATCATAAATGGCCCGATCTGTCCATAGTTGCCAACGGAAACTGCCATCACGCATTTTAATGCGCTCGTCATATGTTACTACTGGGTTTTCAAATGTTAGTTGCGACAGCCTTTTTTTAAATTCAATTAACTCATTGCGGGGAATATTACCAAACAGGTTTTTGCCAATTATCATTTTTCTATCCAGGCCAAAATATTCGCAATAAGCCTTATTTGCAAAAGTAATAGTACCATTAGGCAAAAATCTTGAAATAAACTCAGTTTGGTCATCAACTACCGCTCTGTATCTTCTTTCGCTTGATTTTAGCTCAATGCCGGAAAGTTTTTTGGTAGTAATATCATTACCAAAAATATTCACATAATTGTATTCTTGAATAGGAGAAAGTAGCAGTTCAAATATTCTGTTCCCTGCCGTAAGTTCAAATTCTTTATTTTTCTCATCCTGCAAGTTTTTGCGGATAATTCTCTTCCAGAGGTCAGGCATCATTTCTCCTTGTTTAACCTCCCATTTTTGCAAAAGCTTACTACTGGCTTTATTGGCATATTCCAGTACTCCTTCGCCAGAAATACGCATTACCGGAAATGGGTTTTCATCAGGAATACGTGCCAGAATGGCCATTTCTCTTTGCTTGGATTTCTGATCTGTAATATCCCGTGCAATACAGGCAAAAAACTCGAAATTTCCTTTATTGTCTTTTTGTGTCCACAACATCAGTGAAAAGGGAACTACGCGTTGATCTTTGCTTGTAATATTTACTTCTCCTGACCATTTGTTTTTCTTAAACAGGGCTGGTACCGTTTCACTGAGAATTGTATCCAAACTTTCCGGTGCAAAAAACTTCATGAGCTCTGGTCGCTCCAGTGCTACCTGATTTTTTATTCCGGTAAAGGATTTAAAGGCTTCATTGGCATAATTGAGCTTACCTTTTCCATCTGTAATAAGTACTAAGTCTGATGTATTGTTGGTGACATTGAGCAATTGCCTGTTTTCAAAAGTAACTTTACTACTTTGCCTGGCAAAACTGTCAACTTGATTTGCGAGTGCTTCTTTCAACTGCTTATTTTCCAGTTCTAAATCAGCAATTTTATCTTTTAATGATTTATTTTGAACAGCCATTTTTACGACACATTGGTTAGGTGTTAATTCTCAAGAATAATAACCAATAATATAAACTTAATTAGTTGAAAGTAAAAAATTGATTATCCCTAAAAACATTGTAGTAAGTTCGAAAAATTACAGGCATTTTACTAATGAAATGCAAAAGAAATTATAAATAAACACCCTTATTGGATAAAAATCATGCAGAAAAATCAATAGAAATAAATCACAATAGACATGCAGGCGGTATTTACTCTATCGCCTGATCACTTCTAATGGATAAAACGCAAGTGGGGAGTTAATGGTCAGTGTATTGTGCAGCATCTGTATTGCTGCTTTCTAAACAGGTTCAATTTCAAAGCTTGCATCTATTTCAGCATTTAGCCGGTGTAAAATATTGAAAAGTCCGTAATAGGTTCTGTTCAGGTACATGGCGTGTTGGGTACCCCTGGGTTTGCCCGAATCGCGCAATCTTTTGTTTTTGGCCATACGCTGCCCGTATTCAGTCAACTCTTCCAAATATGCTTTGTCTCCAAAATTAAAATGTCCGGCTCTAAAAGGTTTTGATATCAACGCTTGTGCACCCATAAATACT
The nucleotide sequence above comes from Chitinophagales bacterium. Encoded proteins:
- a CDS encoding DNA starvation/stationary phase protection protein; this translates as MKNLIGLDKGNAEKLANELNLLLANYQLYYQNLRGFHWNIKGDQFFELHAKFEELYTDAQTSIDEIAERILTLGVTPLHTFSSYLKVTKIEEQKDLSDGKSTVNATLEALQTIIAQEREIMELASKTNDEGTATLISDYITKQEKVVWMLGAYLK
- a CDS encoding response regulator — encoded protein: MEKNLKILLVEDNPGDAFLVKFYLEESIFKTAEFIHAEYLNTALDILSKNKIDVVLLDLNLPDSKGVETVQQILENGGESVVIVLTGLSDNELGVQTVKLGAQDFLVKGQFDGKVLTSSIRYAFERAQLKQRVRELDENSMQFHETQEIAELGYWKLDLQSKELWMTSYLKELLGLKVQRNYALKNLQNLLDKASSEKLGTSIEEAIEKKKDFSLSIKLKDQEKPAFLIKARYKTENDTLVGIIQKV
- a CDS encoding response regulator; its protein translation is MVQKVNKKQIKILLVEDNPGDIRLTQEVFKDSAFDVSIEVCYDGEEALLYLKDKSTADKEAYLPDIIILDLNLPKKNGLELLKDIKNNSDMVHLPVIMLTSSEAQNDILSVYRERANCYLTKPVDYDEFCRAINMIENFWFDIASLPKSKNLG
- a CDS encoding PAS domain S-box protein; the protein is MAVQNKSLKDKIADLELENKQLKEALANQVDSFARQSSKVTFENRQLLNVTNNTSDLVLITDGKGKLNYANEAFKSFTGIKNQVALERPELMKFFAPESLDTILSETVPALFKKNKWSGEVNITSKDQRVVPFSLMLWTQKDNKGNFEFFACIARDITDQKSKQREMAILARIPDENPFPVMRISGEGVLEYANKASSKLLQKWEVKQGEMMPDLWKRIIRKNLQDEKNKEFELTAGNRIFELLLSPIQEYNYVNIFGNDITTKKLSGIELKSSERRYRAVVDDQTEFISRFLPNGTITFANKAYCEYFGLDRKMIIGKNLFGNIPRNELIEFKKRLSQLTFENPVVTYDERIKMRDGSFRWQLWTDRAIYDENGKFIEYQSVGQDITKVKLAEEAISQQQQYLRDIIDANPNAIYVRDSEGVIQMINKACSKLFPGTVKKIINKNPEKESWSKKEAYVQLFNYDLQTLNTGLIQVLPELKVGTSDNIRWFQTIKTPIKSPDGSEIQVLSVSTEITDRKLTEEELKFQLDLKEMIATLSAQFINLHWTEIDRVLEESLAIVGKFIKVDRTIITTVENDEIKISKYWTHSNPEEWEKVKQEFEKLKPTDMNWILKPVTEYGYFLLKDAEAIYKKKPKNYELLQQANIKSLLILPMFSKGKPVAYFSLENTRKAKQWNPDTIALFRILTQVFSNAMERRNAEQKLSKRMELEKIITHLSSKFINIDSTRTNAEIKKSLQHVGEFLNVDQAFVILKNQEGKSFNLSHHWSVKHENISSQYLKNIPSKNHVWEFKQLRGQNVLAINKVSELPPMASDLRAIMSLLNITSLLVVPISYEDKFYGALGFTSEKSQLYWSEDVLSLLKILGQVFANALERKKVEESLIEQEEIYRTLAKNIPNSSVFLYDKNLRFKLSEGDGLASAGLSREKIEGKTLRKVLAKELADIFEPYCKNALIGKESTLEKKIGQTYFLMHFLPVRNQNGHIYMGMVVAIDITNLKEIQKELETQTDELRRSNEDLEQFAYAASHDLQEPLRMVSSYVHLIKRRLGNSINGEIHEFMDFATDGAARMQDLVNDLLEYSRVDRAGRDFEMIDLHELLQVQETMLQNSIKNANATIEYGKMPKVKGDKSQLHSLFQNLIENAIKFRGDSPPVVEIGYKEYKDRYNIWVKDNGIGIDDRFSERIFVIFQRLNNRANYSGTGIGLAICKKIVERHGGKIWVKSKAGKGSAFYFNLKK